The proteins below are encoded in one region of Gemmatimonadota bacterium:
- a CDS encoding copper resistance protein CopC/CopD: MLLLTQADVAGAHPVLRRSIPAAAETLTIPPRLLRLSFSEPVELRFSKIQLIDARGTTVALAPLATIPDSQGTIVATLDRRLGNGSYLVRWQVAGADAHVVRGEFRFVVNIPEQLRAEGDAGSVAPPDTPHEVHQPTATAGPPFDVSDPLFVGVRWLMYIALTGIVGAAVFQMAVLRRVELHWSRLGIAPRAGLTALCATVGHVAAVLLLVTLPLRLAAQSVAMHTPGQAFQADMIGGLIVHTTWGWAWAAQVLLGVAAVILFRRAQTTGRWMPIRVVGLLLAFTPALSGHAIAAERWIPLAVLSDGLHIIGAAGWLGTLAVMLIVSITAALGPMEDHGALAAELVTAYSPVALGCAALAGLTGVASTWIHTGQLDLLWTTAYGRVLLLKLAILSVVVATGAYNWRRVLPSLGDQIGAVRVVRSASAEVMVAMLVLFVTAVLVALPTPLPTSGP; this comes from the coding sequence TTGCTACTTCTCACCCAAGCCGACGTGGCGGGTGCGCATCCGGTCCTCCGGCGATCAATACCCGCCGCGGCCGAGACGTTGACCATTCCGCCGAGACTGCTTCGGCTCAGCTTTAGTGAGCCGGTTGAATTGCGCTTCTCCAAGATCCAGTTGATCGACGCCAGGGGGACAACGGTGGCATTGGCTCCACTCGCCACCATCCCGGATTCACAGGGCACCATCGTGGCCACGCTCGACCGCCGCCTCGGGAACGGATCATACCTGGTACGATGGCAAGTGGCGGGCGCGGATGCGCACGTGGTGCGTGGTGAATTCCGCTTCGTGGTGAACATTCCCGAACAGCTCCGCGCGGAAGGCGACGCCGGCAGTGTGGCGCCGCCCGACACTCCGCACGAAGTCCATCAGCCGACGGCAACGGCTGGGCCACCATTTGACGTGTCCGACCCGCTCTTTGTCGGAGTGCGTTGGTTGATGTACATCGCGCTCACCGGCATCGTTGGCGCTGCGGTATTTCAGATGGCTGTCCTCCGACGCGTCGAGCTGCACTGGAGCCGTCTCGGCATCGCCCCGCGAGCGGGGCTGACCGCGCTCTGCGCCACCGTCGGGCACGTCGCTGCCGTCCTGCTCCTGGTCACGTTGCCGCTGCGCCTGGCCGCGCAGTCGGTGGCGATGCACACACCGGGACAGGCATTTCAGGCAGACATGATCGGTGGGTTGATCGTGCACACCACGTGGGGATGGGCCTGGGCGGCGCAAGTGCTCCTCGGCGTGGCGGCCGTGATCCTGTTCAGGCGGGCCCAAACGACCGGGCGGTGGATGCCCATCCGCGTCGTGGGCCTCTTGCTGGCGTTTACCCCAGCGCTTTCGGGACACGCCATTGCCGCTGAGCGGTGGATCCCGCTGGCCGTCCTTTCCGATGGACTGCACATCATTGGTGCTGCGGGCTGGCTCGGCACGCTGGCTGTGATGTTGATCGTCTCCATCACCGCCGCCCTGGGACCGATGGAGGACCACGGCGCGCTGGCCGCTGAGTTGGTGACGGCCTACTCCCCCGTGGCGCTCGGATGCGCCGCGTTGGCGGGACTCACCGGCGTGGCCTCGACCTGGATTCACACCGGCCAACTCGACCTACTCTGGACGACAGCGTACGGCCGGGTGTTGTTGCTCAAGCTCGCCATTCTCTCGGTGGTTGTCGCCACCGGTGCCTACAACTGGCGACGCGTGCTCCCCTCGCTTGGGGATCAGATCGGTGCTGTCCGGGTCGTTCGCTCTGCCAGCGCCGAAGTGATGGTCGCCATGCTCGTGCTCTTCGTCACCGCCGTTCTGGTAGCCCTGCCGACTCCGCTCCCCACGAGCGGCCCCTGA
- a CDS encoding response regulator transcription factor codes for MRILVVEDDSQTARFLKQGLEEEGHAVDVATDGEEGSHLCHIYSYDLILLDVQIPKRTGLELSADLRREGIDTPILMLTGRDSTPDVVRGLNAGADDYLTKPFDFDELLARVAALTRRRSGSVSGVLHFGNLQVNRLNRQVRVGHRRVELSPREFRLLEHFMLHPEQVVTRVQLLQQVWDMSFDPKTNMIDAHISNLRKKLERYGDPRLLQTIRGAGYALRLGDE; via the coding sequence ATGCGCATCTTGGTCGTCGAGGATGACTCGCAAACGGCCCGCTTTCTCAAGCAAGGCTTGGAAGAGGAGGGCCATGCCGTCGATGTGGCTACTGATGGTGAAGAGGGTTCACACCTCTGCCACATCTACTCGTACGACCTGATTCTGTTGGACGTCCAGATCCCGAAACGGACGGGACTCGAGCTCTCGGCCGATCTCCGGCGCGAGGGAATTGACACGCCAATTCTGATGCTGACGGGGCGCGATTCGACACCAGACGTGGTGCGCGGTCTCAACGCCGGCGCCGATGACTATTTGACGAAACCGTTCGACTTCGATGAGCTGTTGGCGAGGGTCGCCGCCCTCACGCGGCGACGGAGTGGGTCTGTCAGTGGCGTCCTGCATTTCGGCAACCTGCAGGTTAATCGGCTCAACCGCCAAGTGCGCGTCGGGCACCGCCGTGTCGAGCTCTCGCCACGGGAGTTCCGGCTGCTCGAGCACTTCATGTTGCACCCAGAACAGGTGGTGACACGGGTCCAACTGCTTCAGCAGGTGTGGGATATGTCGTTTGACCCCAAGACAAACATGATCGATGCCCATATCTCGAACCTGCGCAAGAAGCTCGAACGGTACGGTGACCCGCGGCTCCTCCAAACGATCAGGGGCGCTGGCTATGCGCTGCGGCTGGGAGATGAATAG
- a CDS encoding HAMP domain-containing protein encodes MTRGSSKRSGALAMRCGWEMNRVRSFRLALALRVALGALAILATAGLVSILALRTILYQQLDDTLLHLAEVEARAGAATSGPAFQFHEGVLLAARVGPPAELIRYAQLWDFSGQPVVRSGNLTANLTLPPSALTEARAGRVARVTHRWQGRALRSVVYPMELVGAAHQVHVLQVAAPTGPLRQTLVRFALFLVLLTLVGTVGGYALGRNLAAVALRPTGEITAQAEAISEGTLSERITAHADVDEFASLVTVLNGMLDRLDRAFQVQRQFTADASHELRAPLTVLKGDIDVTLKRDRTVEEYRATLIRCREEVERLTRLAGDLLLLARADSSVPLEHVEDVDCRALLDRVRVRFESIATARGIRFVVHADDGRISGDERMLDRVVSNLVDNAMKYCRAGGEVSLELKLQDEMTLTVRDDGHGISPDQLPHLFVRFFRGDPARRRSDGTGLGLAIAQAGAEAHGGKLEFLGNAPGAVFRLSLPLDGTPIAHASHA; translated from the coding sequence GTGACCCGCGGCTCCTCCAAACGATCAGGGGCGCTGGCTATGCGCTGCGGCTGGGAGATGAATAGGGTGCGTTCGTTCCGCCTCGCCCTGGCGCTTCGCGTCGCCCTCGGGGCGCTTGCCATTCTGGCCACAGCTGGTCTGGTCAGTATCCTCGCATTGCGGACCATTCTGTATCAACAGCTCGACGATACCCTCCTGCATCTTGCTGAGGTGGAAGCGCGGGCCGGGGCGGCCACCAGCGGACCCGCGTTCCAGTTCCATGAGGGAGTCCTGCTCGCCGCCCGCGTGGGCCCGCCGGCGGAATTGATCCGGTACGCACAACTCTGGGATTTCAGCGGACAGCCGGTGGTGCGGAGCGGTAACCTGACGGCAAACCTCACCCTCCCCCCGTCGGCGCTGACAGAGGCGCGTGCCGGCCGCGTGGCGAGGGTGACGCACCGCTGGCAGGGGCGCGCGCTCCGCAGTGTGGTGTATCCGATGGAATTGGTCGGGGCGGCGCATCAGGTCCACGTACTGCAGGTCGCGGCACCGACCGGCCCGCTTCGGCAGACATTGGTGCGATTCGCGTTGTTCCTGGTCCTTCTCACCCTGGTCGGCACGGTCGGGGGATACGCGTTGGGTCGAAACTTGGCGGCGGTCGCCCTCCGGCCGACCGGAGAAATCACCGCGCAAGCCGAGGCCATCTCGGAGGGCACCTTGTCGGAGCGGATTACCGCTCACGCCGACGTCGACGAATTCGCCAGCCTGGTCACCGTGCTGAACGGCATGCTGGACCGACTGGACCGTGCCTTTCAGGTGCAACGTCAGTTCACTGCTGACGCGAGCCACGAGTTGCGTGCCCCACTCACCGTGCTCAAGGGTGACATCGATGTGACCCTGAAGCGGGACCGCACCGTCGAGGAATACCGAGCGACGCTCATCCGTTGTCGCGAGGAGGTCGAGCGGTTGACACGACTTGCCGGCGATCTCCTCCTCCTCGCGCGTGCGGATTCCAGTGTGCCGCTGGAGCATGTGGAGGACGTGGATTGTCGGGCACTCCTCGATCGGGTCCGTGTGCGGTTCGAATCGATTGCGACGGCCCGCGGGATCCGTTTTGTGGTCCACGCGGATGACGGACGGATATCGGGGGATGAGCGGATGCTCGACCGGGTCGTGAGCAACTTGGTTGACAACGCGATGAAATACTGCCGGGCGGGCGGGGAAGTATCCCTTGAATTGAAGTTGCAGGATGAGATGACCCTCACCGTGCGTGACGATGGCCATGGCATTTCCCCGGACCAACTGCCACACCTGTTCGTGCGGTTCTTTCGTGGTGATCCCGCTCGGCGACGCAGCGATGGGACCGGGCTTGGCCTCGCGATCGCCCAAGCCGGTGCGGAAGCCCATGGGGGCAAGCTCGAATTCCTTGGCAATGCACCCGGTGCCGTGTTTCGCCTGTCGCTGCCGCTAGATGGCACCCCAATCGCACACGCCAGCCACGCGTGA
- a CDS encoding efflux RND transporter periplasmic adaptor subunit — protein MTTQHDPLNPAPESSPFQTGNRRRLSRPVAVMGFVGVLAIAAIVTWYFSRPSASPAEPAAHNHAATPTSDSARAVMLSTEAARRIGVTYAPVILGPLDRVVRTVGIVTYDETMLKSVTARVDGWVDQLHVNFTGQAVRVGEPLFDLYSPMVVAAQQELLLARRLNRDLSTGTSAAVQSSDDLLQSARRRLLYWEIPPDQIRQIEESGEIRKTVTFRSPVSGVVIEKSVLAGQRLMAGEAVYRIADLSIVWLDGEVYERDLPSVRLGGQVVAEFQALPGDIRTGRISYIYPTINPETRTARVRVTLANPGLLLKPGMYSTFSFAAASEPVLSVPRSAILSTGKRNLVFVKMPDGMLVPREVSLGQATDDRLEILAGLVVGDTVVSSATFLVDAESNLGSLLGGMGNMPGMDVTAPAAPAAPPPAADPGSSMPGMDMTAPKVPPVAKPSPRRVAPTPAPTKDSTKAKAAENEHTGHKMPEGS, from the coding sequence ATGACGACGCAGCACGATCCCCTGAATCCGGCCCCCGAGTCTTCGCCGTTCCAGACCGGCAATCGCCGTCGCCTCTCGCGTCCCGTCGCTGTCATGGGCTTCGTCGGCGTACTCGCGATCGCCGCGATTGTCACCTGGTACTTCAGTCGGCCATCAGCGTCCCCCGCCGAACCGGCCGCCCACAATCACGCCGCGACGCCGACCTCCGATAGTGCGCGTGCCGTGATGCTCTCCACGGAAGCAGCCCGACGGATCGGGGTCACCTACGCCCCGGTCATCCTCGGACCGCTGGACCGCGTCGTGCGGACGGTGGGCATCGTGACATACGACGAGACCATGCTCAAGTCGGTCACCGCCCGCGTGGATGGCTGGGTCGACCAACTGCATGTCAATTTCACCGGGCAGGCGGTCCGTGTGGGAGAGCCGCTGTTCGACCTGTATTCGCCGATGGTGGTTGCCGCCCAGCAGGAGCTGCTCCTCGCCCGACGGCTCAATCGCGATCTGTCCACCGGCACCTCGGCGGCCGTCCAGAGCTCCGATGATCTGCTCCAATCCGCCCGGCGCCGACTCTTGTACTGGGAGATCCCGCCGGACCAGATCCGTCAGATCGAGGAATCGGGCGAGATCCGCAAAACGGTGACGTTCCGATCCCCGGTGAGCGGCGTGGTCATCGAGAAGTCCGTGCTTGCCGGGCAGCGCCTCATGGCCGGGGAGGCGGTGTATCGCATTGCCGACCTGAGCATCGTGTGGCTGGACGGCGAAGTGTACGAGCGGGATCTTCCCTCGGTGCGGCTCGGTGGGCAAGTTGTCGCCGAATTTCAGGCCCTCCCCGGTGACATCCGAACCGGCCGGATCTCGTACATCTATCCCACCATCAATCCTGAAACCAGGACCGCTCGCGTTCGCGTCACCCTCGCGAACCCGGGCCTCCTCCTCAAGCCGGGGATGTATTCGACCTTCAGTTTTGCGGCGGCCTCCGAGCCGGTGCTGAGCGTCCCCCGCTCGGCGATTCTCTCGACCGGCAAACGGAACCTCGTGTTCGTCAAGATGCCGGACGGCATGCTGGTGCCCCGGGAGGTCAGCCTCGGCCAGGCGACCGACGACCGACTCGAGATTCTCGCGGGTCTGGTGGTGGGTGATACGGTGGTGAGTTCCGCCACCTTTCTGGTGGACGCAGAATCCAATCTCGGCTCACTGCTCGGCGGCATGGGCAACATGCCGGGAATGGATGTCACCGCGCCGGCAGCGCCCGCCGCACCACCGCCCGCCGCCGATCCCGGATCCAGCATGCCGGGGATGGACATGACGGCGCCCAAGGTCCCCCCGGTGGCGAAGCCGTCGCCGCGCCGGGTCGCACCAACGCCAGCGCCAACCAAGGACTCGACGAAGGCGAAGGCAGCGGAGAACGAGCACACCGGGCACAAGATGCCCGAGGGGAGCTGA
- a CDS encoding efflux RND transporter permease subunit, giving the protein MLKRIIDWSTANLLLVSLFTLAAIAGGIWAVKQTPLEALPDLSDVQVIVQAEYNDQAPRIVEDQVTYPIAAEMLKVPGSRTVRGYSFFGISFVYIIFEDGTDLYWARSRVLEYLNGIQGKLPANVTPTLGPDATGLGWVFQYALEDTTGQKSLAELRSIQDWYLRYALTAVPGVSEVATLGGFEKQYQIDLDPAKLLGFRIPITAVMSAIQNANADIGAMVVELSEREYMVRGLGYLKSIDDIENVVVGATQSGIPVRVAELGRVSVGPAVRRGVAELDGRGDAVGGIVVMRFGQNALATIARVKAKITEVQQGLPAGVVLTPVYDRSDLIQRAIDNLRGKLLEESLVVALVCIVFLLHARSALVAIITLPLGILIAFIAMRWVGVGADIMSLGGIAIAIGAMIDAAIVMIENMHKHLERAVDARHVALGHPAAGKSLDTSILTTAERWQVVRESSKEVGPALFFSLLIITVSFVPVFVLEGQEGRLFKPLAFTKTFAMAAASLLSVTLVPVAMGIFIRGKIYRERANPVNRLLIALYRPVITFVLRQRWPVIGAALVGLILTAIPWSQIGSEFMPRLDEGTILFMPTTLPGVSVARAREILRVQDGILKSFPEVDHVWGKAGRANTATDPAGLDMVETTITLKPESEWREGMTYDALVAAMDSAVRLPGITNAWTMPIKGRIDMLATGIRTPVGIKLFGPDLAELERLGKEVEQVVRMVPGTRSAFAERAVSGYYLDIDIDRAKAARHGLNVGDVQTVIATAVGGMTITQTVEGRERYGVRIRYPLELRDNPERLASVLIPVAHGIGSDASPDVGMPTGMGAPGATAGEGAFVPLGQIATIRQVAGPMVVRTEGAQPTAWVFVDVVGRDIGSYVAEAQQQVQRAVSLPPGYSLVWSGQYEYMQRAKERMKVVIPATLAIIFLLLYFNFKSVPESLIVMLSLPFALVGGIWFIWLLGYNWSVAVAIGFIALAGVAAETGVVMLIYLDHAWAARTATGHRPSLRDLYEAVMEGAVERVRPKMMTVTAIMAGLLPILWGSGAGASVMKRIAAPMVGGMISSTVLTLIVIPAVYSLWKEREVRAATSNERTD; this is encoded by the coding sequence GTGCTCAAGCGCATCATTGACTGGTCGACCGCGAACCTGCTGCTGGTTTCCCTGTTCACGCTCGCCGCCATCGCCGGCGGCATCTGGGCGGTCAAACAGACACCGCTGGAGGCACTGCCCGACCTGAGCGACGTGCAGGTCATCGTGCAAGCCGAGTACAATGATCAGGCGCCACGCATCGTGGAGGATCAGGTCACCTACCCGATCGCGGCCGAGATGCTCAAGGTGCCTGGGTCCCGCACGGTCCGGGGCTACTCGTTCTTCGGCATCTCGTTTGTCTACATCATCTTCGAAGACGGTACCGATCTCTATTGGGCGCGTTCACGGGTTCTGGAGTACCTCAACGGTATCCAGGGGAAGCTGCCGGCGAATGTGACACCGACCCTCGGGCCCGATGCCACCGGTCTTGGCTGGGTGTTCCAGTACGCGCTCGAAGACACCACCGGACAAAAGAGCCTGGCGGAGCTGCGGAGTATCCAGGACTGGTACCTCCGGTATGCCCTCACGGCCGTCCCGGGCGTCTCCGAAGTTGCGACCCTGGGGGGGTTCGAGAAGCAGTACCAGATCGATCTCGACCCCGCGAAGCTGCTGGGGTTTCGGATCCCGATCACGGCGGTCATGTCGGCAATTCAGAACGCCAATGCCGACATCGGGGCGATGGTCGTCGAGCTCTCCGAGCGCGAGTACATGGTGCGGGGACTCGGGTACCTCAAGTCGATCGACGATATCGAGAATGTTGTGGTGGGTGCGACTCAGAGCGGGATACCGGTCCGAGTGGCCGAACTCGGTCGCGTGAGCGTCGGTCCAGCGGTCCGACGAGGGGTCGCGGAGCTAGACGGGCGGGGCGACGCGGTGGGCGGCATCGTGGTCATGCGGTTTGGCCAGAATGCCCTCGCCACCATCGCACGCGTCAAGGCCAAGATTACGGAGGTCCAGCAGGGCCTCCCCGCTGGCGTTGTACTGACGCCGGTCTACGACCGGAGCGACCTGATCCAACGGGCCATCGACAATCTCCGTGGCAAGTTGCTTGAGGAGAGCCTCGTCGTCGCCTTGGTGTGCATCGTCTTTCTGCTTCATGCCAGGTCAGCGCTGGTGGCCATCATCACCCTGCCACTCGGGATCCTCATCGCGTTCATCGCGATGCGATGGGTCGGGGTTGGCGCTGACATCATGTCATTGGGGGGAATCGCGATCGCCATTGGCGCAATGATCGATGCGGCGATTGTCATGATCGAGAACATGCACAAGCACCTCGAACGCGCCGTGGATGCGCGGCACGTTGCCCTGGGACACCCAGCGGCTGGCAAATCACTCGACACGTCGATCTTGACCACGGCGGAGCGTTGGCAGGTAGTTCGAGAATCGTCCAAGGAGGTCGGGCCTGCGCTGTTCTTCTCGCTGTTGATCATTACCGTCTCCTTCGTCCCGGTGTTTGTGCTGGAAGGACAGGAAGGCCGGCTGTTCAAGCCCCTGGCCTTCACCAAGACGTTCGCGATGGCCGCGGCGAGCCTGCTGTCGGTGACCCTTGTGCCGGTGGCCATGGGAATCTTCATCCGGGGCAAGATCTACCGAGAGCGGGCGAATCCGGTCAATCGCCTGCTCATTGCCCTGTACCGACCAGTCATCACCTTCGTGTTGCGGCAACGGTGGCCGGTCATCGGTGCGGCGTTGGTGGGGCTGATCCTGACTGCCATCCCGTGGTCCCAGATCGGGAGCGAGTTCATGCCGCGACTCGATGAGGGGACCATCCTCTTCATGCCGACGACCCTGCCGGGGGTCAGTGTCGCGCGAGCGCGCGAGATTCTCCGTGTCCAGGACGGCATCCTGAAGAGTTTCCCGGAAGTGGATCACGTCTGGGGCAAGGCAGGAAGGGCGAATACCGCGACCGATCCGGCGGGGCTCGATATGGTGGAAACCACGATCACCTTGAAGCCGGAATCGGAATGGCGAGAGGGGATGACCTACGACGCCCTGGTGGCCGCCATGGATTCGGCGGTACGGCTTCCCGGAATCACCAATGCCTGGACGATGCCGATCAAGGGACGTATCGACATGCTCGCCACGGGCATCCGGACCCCTGTCGGGATCAAGCTCTTCGGCCCTGACCTGGCTGAGCTCGAGCGGCTGGGCAAGGAGGTCGAGCAGGTGGTGCGGATGGTGCCGGGAACGCGAAGCGCGTTCGCGGAGCGGGCGGTTTCCGGCTACTACCTCGACATCGACATCGATCGGGCGAAGGCGGCGCGGCACGGCTTGAACGTCGGTGACGTGCAGACCGTCATCGCTACCGCCGTCGGCGGCATGACGATCACCCAGACCGTGGAGGGCCGCGAGCGCTACGGCGTGCGCATCCGGTATCCCCTCGAGCTGCGCGACAACCCCGAGCGGCTCGCCTCCGTCCTGATTCCCGTCGCCCATGGCATCGGCAGCGACGCCAGCCCTGATGTCGGCATGCCGACCGGAATGGGGGCACCCGGCGCCACGGCTGGTGAGGGAGCGTTCGTCCCGCTCGGGCAGATCGCCACGATCCGGCAGGTGGCGGGTCCCATGGTGGTTCGCACGGAGGGCGCCCAGCCGACGGCGTGGGTGTTCGTGGACGTAGTCGGGCGGGACATCGGCAGTTACGTCGCGGAGGCGCAGCAACAGGTGCAACGCGCCGTGTCGCTCCCTCCAGGCTACTCTCTTGTCTGGAGTGGCCAGTACGAATACATGCAGCGCGCCAAGGAACGGATGAAAGTGGTCATCCCCGCCACCTTGGCGATCATCTTCTTGCTCCTCTATTTCAACTTCAAGAGCGTACCAGAATCGCTGATCGTCATGCTCTCGCTGCCGTTCGCGCTGGTCGGCGGCATCTGGTTCATCTGGCTCCTCGGGTATAACTGGTCGGTCGCGGTGGCGATCGGCTTCATCGCACTCGCCGGCGTCGCCGCCGAGACCGGGGTGGTGATGCTGATCTACCTTGATCACGCGTGGGCAGCGCGCACGGCCACCGGACACCGGCCGTCGCTTCGCGATCTCTACGAGGCGGTCATGGAGGGTGCGGTGGAGCGCGTGCGCCCCAAGATGATGACCGTCACCGCGATCATGGCGGGATTGCTCCCCATACTCTGGGGTTCCGGGGCCGGTGCCAGTGTGATGAAACGCATTGCGGCCCCCATGGTCGGGGGCATGATCAGCAGCACGGTGTTGACGCTGATCGTGATTCCGGCCGTCTACTCGCTGTGGAAGGAACGGGAGGTGCGGGCGGCGACTTCGAACGAACGGACGGATTGA
- a CDS encoding TolC family protein — MQQLPRWGRALWIIGLWLLAPAVAAQTPTSSATRGLSLADVFTILDRQNPRLEAARQMAAAAAARVDPARTLQDPQVQFGLMNRNLPGFGLQDPLGMNQVQVMQMLPIAGQLGLAGRVAAAQAGAAASRAAELTWELRARGAMAFYELYQVDRSIEVAVATQALLRDIGTTARTMYSVGEGRQADVLRAQIEVDRMTEEIARMRAMRGAAAARLNALLDQPSNTPVPSPILPAFPADLAVADSLERMALDGRPMLAAGALEVEAARAAQQRARREIWPDLQLGVIYGQRPMAMGTERMISLMAGFSVPIWAGRRQFKMRDEASAMRLAAEAELAAMRADTRGRLGELLASIRRSRDLRALYQGTIMPQALATVSSTLSAYRVGDVDLPMLLDAQMTVNRYRQQVFQLEAEEGAALAELEMLLGRPLFDPTVSNSAGAPGER, encoded by the coding sequence GTGCAGCAACTACCGCGGTGGGGACGAGCGTTGTGGATCATCGGGCTCTGGCTGCTCGCGCCGGCGGTGGCGGCGCAGACACCGACCAGCAGCGCAACGCGCGGTCTCTCCCTCGCCGACGTCTTCACGATCCTCGACAGACAGAATCCTCGCCTCGAGGCGGCACGCCAGATGGCCGCCGCCGCCGCCGCGCGCGTCGACCCGGCCCGGACGCTGCAAGATCCGCAAGTCCAGTTCGGCTTGATGAACCGGAATCTTCCTGGTTTCGGCCTGCAGGATCCGCTCGGCATGAATCAAGTGCAGGTGATGCAGATGCTCCCGATCGCCGGTCAACTCGGGCTGGCGGGTCGCGTGGCGGCGGCGCAGGCGGGGGCAGCGGCGAGCCGCGCCGCCGAACTGACTTGGGAACTTCGCGCTCGGGGCGCCATGGCCTTCTACGAGCTCTATCAGGTGGACCGCAGCATCGAAGTGGCGGTGGCCACCCAGGCGCTGCTCCGTGACATCGGCACGACGGCACGGACAATGTATTCCGTGGGCGAAGGGCGTCAGGCGGACGTGTTGCGCGCGCAAATTGAAGTCGACCGCATGACCGAGGAGATTGCGCGGATGCGGGCCATGCGTGGAGCCGCCGCCGCTCGGTTGAACGCCCTGCTTGATCAACCATCCAACACCCCGGTACCATCGCCCATCCTGCCAGCTTTTCCGGCAGACTTGGCGGTTGCCGACTCCCTCGAGCGGATGGCCCTTGACGGCCGGCCGATGCTCGCGGCCGGCGCACTCGAGGTCGAAGCTGCCCGTGCCGCGCAGCAACGAGCACGCCGGGAGATCTGGCCAGACCTGCAACTTGGCGTCATCTACGGCCAGCGACCGATGGCCATGGGTACCGAACGGATGATCAGCCTCATGGCTGGCTTCTCGGTCCCGATCTGGGCGGGACGGCGACAGTTCAAGATGCGCGATGAGGCCAGCGCGATGCGGCTTGCTGCGGAGGCGGAACTCGCCGCGATGCGCGCCGACACGAGGGGCCGTCTCGGGGAACTCCTCGCGTCGATTCGGAGGAGCCGAGACCTCCGGGCCTTGTATCAAGGGACCATCATGCCCCAGGCGCTCGCCACCGTCTCTTCCACGCTCTCCGCGTACCGGGTCGGGGATGTGGATCTACCGATGCTCCTCGATGCCCAGATGACCGTCAATCGCTACCGTCAACAGGTCTTCCAGTTGGAGGCCGAGGAGGGTGCTGCGCTCGCAGAGCTCGAGATGCTCCTTGGAAGGCCGCTGTTCGACCCCACGGTGTCCAATTCGGCCGGCGCGCCGGGAGAACGATAG